Proteins found in one Acidimicrobiales bacterium genomic segment:
- a CDS encoding YceI family protein: FGGTRAGFSAATEINRKDFDITINMPLEGGGVVVGDKIQITLEIEAVLQKPEA; this comes from the coding sequence CTTCGGTGGCACCCGGGCCGGCTTCTCGGCCGCGACCGAGATCAACCGCAAGGACTTCGACATCACCATCAACATGCCCCTCGAGGGTGGTGGCGTCGTGGTGGGCGACAAGATCCAGATCACCCTCGAGATCGAGGCGGTCCTCCAGAAGCCGGAAGCCTGA